GCTTCACTGTCCTTGTCTGTGGTGTGGAGGTGTGGACATGGCCCCTGGGCGACCGTGGCACCCGCCAGGTAGACTGGCTGGGCAGAGCAGGGGGCCGGAGGGGTTAACTGTGGCCGTGAGGCCCTGAGCTGGACCCCTGGGACCACGAAGCCTGCCTCGTCTGCAGGTCACCGGCTGGAGGACAACCCTGGCATGCGGCGTCACCTAGTGAAGAAGCCGTCGCGCAcgcagggtgggaggggcagcccCGGTGGCTTGGCCCCCATCCTGcgcaggaagaagaagaagaagacgttGGATCGGAGGCCTCATGAGGTACCGGGCCTGCggcttcctctcccctcctctccccagagccttctcttccctcctccctgcctcgcCTGGGCACCGTGTCTCTGAGACTGCCGGTCCCACCTGGCGGCCCCCAGACCCTCACCTTGGCGTCTGCCTCAGGTGTTTGTGGAGCTCAATGAGCTGACGCTGGACCGCAGCCAGGAGCCCCACTGGCGGGAGACGGCGCGCTGGATCAAGTTtgaggaggatgtggaggaagagacagagcgcTGGGGCAAGCCCCACGTGGCCTCGCTCTCCTTCCGCAGCCTTCTGGAGCTCCGGAGGACCATCGCCCACGGTAGGCGCCCCGCGGGCCTGGCCCTGGGGTGCAGTGCCCTCTTCAGAGACCCCGGAGGTTGGCCCGCAGCAGGCCGTCCAGCTCTTGGGGACTGCTCCCTGGAGTCCTGGGCCCAGGCGAGGTCCGGCTGCCACTCTGGAGACGTGGGGTCTGACTGCTTGCGTAGCCGTAAGCTCTGAGGGGCCTGGGCTGTGCCTCTGGTGCCCGGTGCAGGACCTGGGCCGTAGTAGGCCGCAGTCCACGTGCGGGAAGCTCGCCCGTGGCTCCCCTTCCCGGGTTTGGAGGGGCCGTCCCTTGCTCTTGCGTTCCCTTTGCACACCCCCCTCTCTGGCTCGGCGAGGCCACGTGGAACGGTGTGGAACGGTGAGCCCCGGGCGCTTGGCTCGCGCCGCGTGTCTGCCTGCCCCAGGGAAGTGAGGCGGCCGGGGTGGTTGTTCCTATCTGACGGGGTCCTGCCCCCTTCCTCGACTGTGCCCCCAGGAGCTGCCCTCCTGGACCTGGAGCAGACCACTCTGCCGGGTATCGCACATCTCGTGGTGGAGACCATGATCGTGTCTGACCAGATCCGTCCGGAGGACAGGGCCAGTGTCCTGCGCACCCTTCTGCTGAAACACAGGTGccagggtggggcgcctgggacGGGGCCTTTAGGTCAGCTGCTCTTCCAGGAGCACAGACTCACCTGTGTGGCTTTCTAGCCTCTGCTTGCATAACCCAGGCGACAGGGAGTTTATTCCTCGTTCATCTTTGGACAGCACCAGCCGTTAGAAGGTTCTTTCTTACACTGAGGTACAAGGGATGCagacccttttcttttttctcttctcttctcttctcttctcttctcttctattcttttcttcccttttctctttttttctttccttttctttttttcttttttctcttttcttttttttctttcttttcttttctcttttctcttttctttccttttctctttttttttcttttcttttcttttttctttttcctttccttttctcttttttcttttttttcctttgttttgcttttttctttcatgtttttttaaatgtttttatttatttttgagagagaaagtgagagaaagaggatgagcaggggaggggcagagagggacacacagaatccgaattaggctctgaactgtcagcacagagcccaacgcagggctcaaactcacaaactatgagatcatgacctgagccaaagtcggatgctcaaccgactgagccacccaggcgccccacccccggccccgaccctttatttctcatttcttcatgaCCTCAGTCCACTAAGGGCATCTCCTCTTAACCTGCcttgctccctctgccctcttcacAGCCATCCCAATGATGACAAGGACACTGGCTTCTTTCCCCGAAACCCGTCCAGCTCCAGCGTGAACTCGGTCATGGGGAATCATCACCCAACCCCCAGCCATGGCCCTGACGGTGCAGTGCCTACCATGGCCGAGGACGTGGGGGAACCAGCCCCTCTCTGGCCTCATGACCCAGATGCCAAGGAGGTCAGTCGCCTTGCTCTGACCTGGGCTGGGGGACTGAGAGGGCTTCTGATTTCACACTGGAGGCCACTGATGGCTTCGTTGAGTGGGTCAGGAAGGTTGGATGCCTGGTACCACACAAGGCATGTGGGGGATCCAGATACGCATGAGGGCCTCTGCCCTACAGAAATAGGAGGTTTAGATGAGATGATGCGACAGACCGATGGGAGCCGTTTAAATGAGATAAGGCTGAGGTGGTCGTGAGCTGCTCGGAGGAGGGGTCCACAGCCCGAGTGGTCTGCTCCCGATGTGGGGCGCCTCACCCCGGGGAGGGACAAAACAGGGCCCAGGTCCAGAGGTTGGAGGGCAGAGTCCAGGGGGGCTGAAGCAAGGGAGGGGATGGCCTGCCACGGCCTCCGGTCAGGGTCCCAGCCCTATTCCAGTTCTGCGTCCTTAGAAGCCCCTCCACATGCCTGGGGGAGACAGTCACCGGGGAAAAAGCCTGAAGCTACTGGAGAAGATCCCTGAAGATGCCGAGGCTACTGTTGTGCTCGTGGGTAaggagggtggggggctggggttaCTGGGTGTGTGGGTTTCCTTCCACTGTGGTCTGCTGGTCTTATGCTCTGGCCTGCAGGCCACCTCTTCCACCCCTGGCCAGCCCCCCAACTTGCACCTGCTTTTCCTGACAGCCTGTCTTGCCCccagctctttctttctcagtccTCTGCCTGCCTCCCGTCCAGTTTTCTGCCGTATGGGACTGCTGCTAGTCTGTACAGCACTTTTGGGGGAGTTACAGAGAAGCACTCTTTCTTGAAGACTGTGAACGTTTCATCTACTGATGAatcataataaatatgtaaacgtATGAATGAATAGGGTTTCTTTAGATTGGGGTTTCTTCGTGCAGCACGCAACCTGCTCAACTGTACATGACAGCCCCAGACGTTTTCTTTAGGGCCAGCCTGGACTGATCCTCTTTACCCAGTGCCCGGTGCCTTACTCTCCCCCACAGGCTGCGTGCCTTTCTTGGAGCAGCCGGCGGCAGCTTTTGTGCGACTGAATGAGGCTGTGCTCTTGGAGTCTGTGCTCGAGGTCCCGGTGCCGGTTCGCTTTCTCTTTGTGATGCTGGGTCCCAGCCACACCAGCACTGACTACCACGAGCTTGGGCGCTCCATTGCCACCCTCATGTCTGACAAGGTGGGTCCTGCAGGCCCCGGGCTGGGTGCTCTAGGCCTGTTCCCCTGAGCCCTACTTTTCCCCAGTCTCTCCCTGCCTACCTTGGTGCCTGTGGATGCAGGGGTGCTGGGGGCCCTTCTGGGTGGAGGCAGTGCTCTGGAATGGTTGTGAAGGAGCTGTTGGccaaggggagaagagggagcccTAGGCTGGGGCCGTTGGAAGGCGAGGTGgttgaagagggagaaagagttctGGATGAGTCATGAGACTTGAAGGGGAGGGCTGGGTATGTCGGTCTTTGCTGTGGCTTCTCCTTGGCTTGGATAGGAAGGTCCTCTAGCCAGGGGTGATGTTGGAAATCCGTACTGACCAACCTGTAGGGTGTGGGTACTCTAGTCAGAATGGTTTCGGGGGCCCCTGCTATGCCAAGCGTTGCCCCTTTAGTTGTGGCGTTGTGGAAAAATCTCGAAGCTCCTAGGGGAACAGAAAGCATTTGGAGGTTCAGGGTTGTGGCCGGCCGATTGCTGGCCTGCAGGGACATGACTCCGTATTTTGACAATCGGACTGGATGTGTATACGTGGCCAGACCTccaccctgcctctggctctgtgagGGCCCAACGCCTCCTCTCCGAAGCCCTCCCAGGGGCGCTACTGGGAGGCTCAGCCcttgcctctcctgcccccagctGTTTCATGAGGCTGCCTACCAGGCAGATGACCGGCAGGACCTCCTGAGTGCCATCAGCGAGTTCCTGGATGGCAGCATCGTGATCCCCCCATCGGAGGTAGAGGGCCGTGATCTGCTGCGCTCTGTGGCCGCCTTCCAGCGCGAGCTGCTGAGGAAACGGAGGGAGCGTGAACAGACCAAAGTGGAGATGACTACCCAGGGAAGCTATGTGGCCCCTGGGAAAGGTCAGCCCCTTTGGGGCCCATCCCCTACCCGCCCTGGAGCTCCTAAGGTCGTGACCCAGCCTGCCCTGACTCCCTAGCTCCTGCATGCCCACTCCCAGCCCCTGTCGGGGAGGACTGAGCCCAGGGCCCTGCTGCAGGAGGGGTGGTCTGTGCTCCAACAGCCCCTTGTTCCCCCAGAGCTGGCTGTGGAGTTGGGGGGCTCTGAGGCGACCCCCGAAGATGACCCCCTGCTGCGGACTGGCTCAGTGTTTGGGGGGCTCGTGCGGGATGTGAAGCGTCGGTACCCGCACTACCCCAGTGACCTGCGAGACGCCTTGCACTCCCAGTGCGTGGCAGCCGTGCTGTTCATCTACTTCGCTGCCCTCAGCCCCGCCATCACCTTCGGGGGCCTGCTAGGTGAGAAGGAGGGGAGGCGGGGCGAGGCGCCCAGCGTCACCCTCAAGGTCTGTGGTCGGAGGACCCCAGGGATCACTCttgcagggggtgggaggggtgcaaGGGGCGAGGGAGGCTGTGGCCGCCCCAGGGGTGCTGGTGGTGAGGGGCctgggagggctgggctgggctctggggggCTGCTCTGTACTAGTTGGGTCCCCAGGTCACGGTAAGCTAGATGAAGAGGAGGGCCCGGGTCCAAGGAGCCAGGCCAGGGCCCTCCCACTGACCCTCGCCCTCGCCAGGGGAGAAGACGGAGGGCCTGATGGGCGTGTCCGAGCTGATTGTGTCCACCGCCGTGCTTGGCGTCCTCTTCTCCCTGCTGGGGGCCCAGCCGCTTCTTGTGGTCGGCTTCTCCGGGCCATTGCTGGTGTTCGAAGAAGCCTTCTTCAAGGTGACGGCGctaccctgcccctccccagggatCAGCTTCTCACGCCCTGTCCCCTGGCCCAGGCCATGGGTCCCTGCagtgtctcccctcctccccctttggATCCCATgacctccaccccccccacccccccccgcccagggtcTCTGACCTCTGTGGGTAACCACACCTCCCTCCTGTCCTCCAGTTCTGCCGAGCCCAGGACCTGGAGTACCTCACCGGCCGGGTGTGGGTTGGCCTCTGGCTGGTGGTTTTTGTCCTTGCCCTGGTGGCCGCCGAAGGCAGCTTCCTGGTCCGCTATATCTCACCTTTCACCCAGGAGATCTTCGCCTTTCTCATCTCGCTTATTTTCATCTATGAGACCTTCCACAAGCTCTACAAGGTGGAGGTCCAGACAGGTCTTGGGGGGTGGGCGTAGGTGGGGGCTGGGAAGCGCCCTGGGGAGGAGAGCATGGGGGTGGCGCATGGAGCCCTGGgagcagagggggcagggaggagggctcCGTTGGGTGTGGGCTTGGGGGGTTGGGACACCCTGGGCTAGGTCAGCACTGAAGGGCAGGGAGCCACAGCCAGAGGGTACAGGTTGGAACTCCAGTGGGGTCCAACCAGTATGTGATGGAGTGGGGCGCTGTCGGTGCTATGGGGCTCCTTTTGTagaggactgtgtgtgtgtgtgtgtgtgtgtgtgcgcgcgcacgcgcgtgtgcGCGTGCATGGTGTAGCTGGGTGTCCTGTGACGCTGTTGCCTGGTCAGGTATGTGAGGACCCAGGCTTCGCCCTCACAGCTGTATGAAATCAGGGTGATGAAATTAGGCTCACCTGCCCAGGTTCAGTGTCACAACCTTGTAACCCACACAGGTATTCACGGAGCACCCGCTGCTGCCATTCTACCCTCCCGAGGGGGCATTGGAGGCTGGGCTAGACCTGAATGGGAGCGCCCTGCCCCCCACTGAGGGGCCACCGGGCCCGAGGAACCAGCCCAACACGGCTCTGCTGTCCCTCATTCTCATGCTTGGGACCTTCCTCATTGCCTTCTTCCTACGAAAGTTCAGGAACAGCCGCTTCTTGGGTGGCAAGGTGCgtggctggggagtggggagcccccgtgggtcccccccacccccagttcctgCCGTCACTGCCAGTCTCCGCTCCAGAGAGGGGCTTCCCCCTTGTCCCGGTCAACCCATGGACCTAAACCAAATCTGTGCAGTCCCTTCCCCACCGGAAGCGTCAGAGAAATTGAATCAGGGGAGGAATGTCCTCTTGAGCTGCGCAGCACCCGTGGGACTTAGAGGGACGGGTCAGGGGATTTCTGGCTCCAGCTCAGACCCAAGGGAATCGGGAGTAATGAGCCCTCATGTCAGTGCCCCTGACCCTCACGTTCACCTTCTGCTCCTTTACTCCTCTCTCCAGGCTCGCCGCATCATTGGGGATTTTGGCATCCCCATTTCCATTCTGGTGATGGTCCTAGTGGATTACTCTATTACAGACACCTACACGCAGGTGAGCgagctcccctgccccccagccccggcAGGGGATTCTCACCCCAGAGTCTTGAGAGGGAGGCCACGACTCGTTCCCATTGCTGCAGTGGCCACGATCAAGGGTGGGCCTCAGCTTTCCTAGTGACATGGTGACCTGCTGGGGCCGcgctggggtgggtgggtaggcTGGGGGCCGCTGAGGAGGCCagccggggggggtgggggtgaggctgCGTGACCCTGTGCCTAGACTCCTGGAGCAAGTAATGGGCTGGGGGCCAAATGACAGGTGTCCCTGGGCCTCAGGGAGAAAAGATGTCATTCTCTTTTACCAGACCCTTGCAGGGACAGTGACTTTGGAAGATGGAAAACTAATTTCCCCAAAACCTGTTCACATCCAGGTTTCCTGGAGTCCTGGGACAGGGAACACAGAACTTGGTGGTGGGGGCAGTGCCACCCTGTGGG
The window above is part of the Prionailurus bengalensis isolate Pbe53 chromosome C1, Fcat_Pben_1.1_paternal_pri, whole genome shotgun sequence genome. Proteins encoded here:
- the SLC4A3 gene encoding anion exchange protein 3 isoform X2, with protein sequence MANGVIPPPGGASPLPQVRVPLEEPPLSPDLEEEDDDLGKTLAVSRFGDLISKPPAWDPEKPSRSYSERDFEFHRHTSHHTHHPLSARLPPPHKLRRLPPTSARQTRRKRKKEKTSAPPSEGTPPIQEEGAAGVEEEEEEEEEEEEGESEAEPVEPPPSGSPQKAKFSIGSDEDDSPGLSGKAAFTKPLPSVGPCSDKSPQQSVSSPSPRARASRVAGEKSRPWSPSASYDLRERLCPGSALGSPGGPEQQVPTDEAEAQMLGSADLDDMKSHRLEDNPGMRRHLVKKPSRTQGGRGSPGGLAPILRRKKKKKTLDRRPHEVFVELNELTLDRSQEPHWRETARWIKFEEDVEEETERWGKPHVASLSFRSLLELRRTIAHGAALLDLEQTTLPGIAHLVVETMIVSDQIRPEDRASVLRTLLLKHSHPNDDKDTGFFPRNPSSSSVNSVMGNHHPTPSHGPDGAVPTMAEDVGEPAPLWPHDPDAKEKPLHMPGGDSHRGKSLKLLEKIPEDAEATVVLVGCVPFLEQPAAAFVRLNEAVLLESVLEVPVPVRFLFVMLGPSHTSTDYHELGRSIATLMSDKLFHEAAYQADDRQDLLSAISEFLDGSIVIPPSEVEGRDLLRSVAAFQRELLRKRREREQTKVEMTTQGSYVAPGKELAVELGGSEATPEDDPLLRTGSVFGGLVRDVKRRYPHYPSDLRDALHSQCVAAVLFIYFAALSPAITFGGLLGEKTEGLMGVSELIVSTAVLGVLFSLLGAQPLLVVGFSGPLLVFEEAFFKFCRAQDLEYLTGRVWVGLWLVVFVLALVAAEGSFLVRYISPFTQEIFAFLISLIFIYETFHKLYKVFTEHPLLPFYPPEGALEAGLDLNGSALPPTEGPPGPRNQPNTALLSLILMLGTFLIAFFLRKFRNSRFLGGKARRIIGDFGIPISILVMVLVDYSITDTYTQKLTVPTGLSVTSPHKRTWFIPPLGSARPFPPWMMVAAAVPALLVLILIFMETQITALIVSQKARRLLKGSGFHLDLLLIGSLGGLCGLFGLPWLTAATVRSVTHVNALTVMRTAIAPGDKPQIQEVREQRVTGVLIASLVGLSIVMGAVLRRIPLAVLFGIFLYMGVTSLSGIQLSQRLLLILMPAKHHPEQPYVTKVKTWRMHLFTCIQLGCIALLWVVKSTAASLAFPFLLLLTVPLRRCLLPRLFQERELQALDSEDAEPNFDEDGQDEYNELHMPV
- the SLC4A3 gene encoding anion exchange protein 3 isoform X1; this translates as MANGVIPPPGGASPLPQVRVPLEEPPLSPDLEEEDDDLGKTLAVSRFGDLISKPPAWDPEKPSRSYSERDFEFHRHTSHHTHHPLSARLPPPHKLRRLPPTSARQTRRKRKKEKTSAPPSEGTPPIQEEGAAGVEEEEEEEEEEEEGESEAEPVEPPPSGSPQKAKFSIGSDEDDSPGLSGKAAFTKPLPSVGPCSDKSPQQSVSPRLPWCLLSSPSPRARASRVAGEKSRPWSPSASYDLRERLCPGSALGSPGGPEQQVPTDEAEAQMLGSADLDDMKSHRLEDNPGMRRHLVKKPSRTQGGRGSPGGLAPILRRKKKKKTLDRRPHEVFVELNELTLDRSQEPHWRETARWIKFEEDVEEETERWGKPHVASLSFRSLLELRRTIAHGAALLDLEQTTLPGIAHLVVETMIVSDQIRPEDRASVLRTLLLKHSHPNDDKDTGFFPRNPSSSSVNSVMGNHHPTPSHGPDGAVPTMAEDVGEPAPLWPHDPDAKEKPLHMPGGDSHRGKSLKLLEKIPEDAEATVVLVGCVPFLEQPAAAFVRLNEAVLLESVLEVPVPVRFLFVMLGPSHTSTDYHELGRSIATLMSDKLFHEAAYQADDRQDLLSAISEFLDGSIVIPPSEVEGRDLLRSVAAFQRELLRKRREREQTKVEMTTQGSYVAPGKELAVELGGSEATPEDDPLLRTGSVFGGLVRDVKRRYPHYPSDLRDALHSQCVAAVLFIYFAALSPAITFGGLLGEKTEGLMGVSELIVSTAVLGVLFSLLGAQPLLVVGFSGPLLVFEEAFFKFCRAQDLEYLTGRVWVGLWLVVFVLALVAAEGSFLVRYISPFTQEIFAFLISLIFIYETFHKLYKVFTEHPLLPFYPPEGALEAGLDLNGSALPPTEGPPGPRNQPNTALLSLILMLGTFLIAFFLRKFRNSRFLGGKARRIIGDFGIPISILVMVLVDYSITDTYTQKLTVPTGLSVTSPHKRTWFIPPLGSARPFPPWMMVAAAVPALLVLILIFMETQITALIVSQKARRLLKGSGFHLDLLLIGSLGGLCGLFGLPWLTAATVRSVTHVNALTVMRTAIAPGDKPQIQEVREQRVTGVLIASLVGLSIVMGAVLRRIPLAVLFGIFLYMGVTSLSGIQLSQRLLLILMPAKHHPEQPYVTKVKTWRMHLFTCIQLGCIALLWVVKSTAASLAFPFLLLLTVPLRRCLLPRLFQERELQALDSEDAEPNFDEDGQDEYNELHMPV
- the SLC4A3 gene encoding anion exchange protein 3 isoform X3; translation: MMSLLEEVTEPIGAPSPRPEDAESRGPGMAPAPSTRDSLTSEDLEMLVLDLDDCDPWEPTQGQLSPMAGGPACHRLEDNPGMRRHLVKKPSRTQGGRGSPGGLAPILRRKKKKKTLDRRPHEVFVELNELTLDRSQEPHWRETARWIKFEEDVEEETERWGKPHVASLSFRSLLELRRTIAHGAALLDLEQTTLPGIAHLVVETMIVSDQIRPEDRASVLRTLLLKHSHPNDDKDTGFFPRNPSSSSVNSVMGNHHPTPSHGPDGAVPTMAEDVGEPAPLWPHDPDAKEKPLHMPGGDSHRGKSLKLLEKIPEDAEATVVLVGCVPFLEQPAAAFVRLNEAVLLESVLEVPVPVRFLFVMLGPSHTSTDYHELGRSIATLMSDKLFHEAAYQADDRQDLLSAISEFLDGSIVIPPSEVEGRDLLRSVAAFQRELLRKRREREQTKVEMTTQGSYVAPGKELAVELGGSEATPEDDPLLRTGSVFGGLVRDVKRRYPHYPSDLRDALHSQCVAAVLFIYFAALSPAITFGGLLGEKTEGLMGVSELIVSTAVLGVLFSLLGAQPLLVVGFSGPLLVFEEAFFKFCRAQDLEYLTGRVWVGLWLVVFVLALVAAEGSFLVRYISPFTQEIFAFLISLIFIYETFHKLYKVFTEHPLLPFYPPEGALEAGLDLNGSALPPTEGPPGPRNQPNTALLSLILMLGTFLIAFFLRKFRNSRFLGGKARRIIGDFGIPISILVMVLVDYSITDTYTQKLTVPTGLSVTSPHKRTWFIPPLGSARPFPPWMMVAAAVPALLVLILIFMETQITALIVSQKARRLLKGSGFHLDLLLIGSLGGLCGLFGLPWLTAATVRSVTHVNALTVMRTAIAPGDKPQIQEVREQRVTGVLIASLVGLSIVMGAVLRRIPLAVLFGIFLYMGVTSLSGIQLSQRLLLILMPAKHHPEQPYVTKVKTWRMHLFTCIQLGCIALLWVVKSTAASLAFPFLLLLTVPLRRCLLPRLFQERELQALDSEDAEPNFDEDGQDEYNELHMPV